The following coding sequences are from one Rutidosis leptorrhynchoides isolate AG116_Rl617_1_P2 chromosome 11, CSIRO_AGI_Rlap_v1, whole genome shotgun sequence window:
- the LOC139874681 gene encoding uncharacterized mitochondrial protein AtMg00810-like, with protein sequence MKNLGEIGCFLGLEVDKLENGYFISQRDYARSLLESFNMGESKPMTTPMEPNLKMKKDQGKELKDVKLFRQMVGSLIYLTITRPGIAYSVGIVSQFMQCPTNVHLDAAKRILRYVKGSIGLGLWYNKCDNVLLNGFVDAD encoded by the coding sequence ATGAAGAATCTGGGGGAGATTGGATGTTTTCTTGGCTTGGAAGTTgataaattagaaaacgggtattTTATCTCTCAAAGGGATTATGCAAGAAGTCTCTTGGAAAGTTTCAACATGGGGGAGTCAAAGCCTATGACTACTCCAatggaaccaaacctcaaaatgaagAAAGATCAAGGAAAAGAGCTCAAGGATGTGAAGTTGTTCCGACAAATGGTTGGAAGTTTGATTTATCTAACTATCACAAGGCCGGGAATTGCTTACTCGGTTGGCATTGTTTCACAATTTATGCAATGTCCaactaatgttcatcttgatgCAGCAAAAAGGATCCTTCGTTATGTGAAAGGATCAATAGGTCTTGGCTTGTGGTATAATAAGTGTGATAATGTTTTGTTAAATGGTTTCGTGGATGCAGATTAG